A window of the Equus asinus isolate D_3611 breed Donkey chromosome 20, EquAss-T2T_v2, whole genome shotgun sequence genome harbors these coding sequences:
- the LOC106836038 gene encoding olfactory receptor 8B12-like — MAATNFSVTEFILLGLTDQLGLQILLFFLFLCFYTVAMVGNLGLVTLIGLNSHLHTPMYFFLFNLSLIDFCYSTTIIPKMLKSFVSKQNIIMHAGCMTQLFFFCFFVISESFLLSAMACDHYVAICKPLVYMVTMSPQVCLLLLLGVYVMGFSGALAHTGSIASLTFCGKNLVNHFMCDILPLLELSCNSTYVNELVVFIVVSIGIGMPIVTIFISYALILSGILHIHSTEGRSKAFSTCGSHIIVVSLFYGSAAFVYLKPPSILPLDQGKVSSLFYTIVVPMLNPLIYSLRNKDVKVALRKTLARKIFS; from the coding sequence ATGGCAGCCACAAACTTTTCTGTGACagagtttatcctacttggcTTAACAGACCAACTAGGACTTCAGatacttctctttttcctgtttttatgttTCTACACGGTCGCTATGGTGGGGAACCTGGGCTTGGTAACTCTGATTGGGTTGAACTCTCACCtgcacactcccatgtactttttcctcttcaACCTTTCCTTAATAGATTTCTGTTATTCCACCACCATCATCCCCAAAATGCTAAAGAGCTTTGTCTCAAAGCAGAACATAATCATGCATGCAGGGTGCATGactcaactcttttttttctgcttctttgtcaTCTCTGAGTCCTTCCTCCTGTCAGCAATGGCATGTGACCACTATGTTGCCATCTGTAAACCACTGGTGTACATGGTCACCATGTCTCCTCAGGTCTGTTTACTCCTCTTGTTGGGTGTGTATGTGATGGGATTTTCAGGGGCCTTGGCCCATACGGGAAGCATAGCAAGTCTGACCTTCTGTGGCAAGAACCTTGTCAATCATTTCATGTGTGACATCCTTCCTCTCCTTGAGCTCTCCTGCAATAGCACTTATGTCAATGAACTGGTGGTCTTCATAGTTGTTTCCATTGGCATTGGAATGCCCATTGTTACCATCTTCATCTCTTATGCTCTGATCCTCTCCGGCATTCTCCACATTCACTCCACTGAGGGCAGGTCCAAAGCCTTCAGTACTTGTGGCTCCCACATAATTGTGGTCTCTCTTTTCTATGGTTCTGCAGCTTTTGTATATCTGAAGCCACCTTCTATTTTGCCCCTTGACCAAGGGAAAGTGTCCTCCTTGTTCTATACCATTGTGGTGCCCATGTTAAACCCATTGATCTATAGTTTGAGGAACAAGGATGTCAAAGTTGCCCTGAGGAAAACCTtggcaagaaaaatattttcttga